One Onychomys torridus chromosome 17, mOncTor1.1, whole genome shotgun sequence genomic window carries:
- the LOC118568850 gene encoding CD209 antigen-like protein 2 — MVVLAKVAVPPAQTHSLEQIQQQLTQINISLAGLCRPCPWDWELFQGSCYLFSRTLGSWEASASSCQDLGAHLVIIKSFEEQRFMKYWNVRKNQRSWIGLSDHRREGSWQWVDDTPLQLSFWKEGEPNNDGDEDCVELFMDDWNDNKCTEQNFWVCEQPSAPCPRH; from the exons atgGTTGTCCTTGCCAAAG TTGCTGTTCCTCCTGCGCAGACACACAGCCTGGAGCAGATCCAGCAGCAGCTGACTCAGATCAATATCTCTCTGG CTGGCCTGTGCCGGCCCTGCCCCTGGGACTGGGAGCTCTTCCAGGGAAGCTGCTACCTCTTCTCCAGGACTCTGGGCAGCTGGgaagcctcagcctcctcctgccaGGATCTTGGAGCCCACCTGGTGATTATCAAGAGTTTTGAAGAGCAG AGATTCATGAAATACTGGAATGTGAGGAAGAACCAACGGTCCTGGATTGGCCTCAGTGACCACAGACGTGAAGGTTCTTGGCAGTGGGTGGATGACACCCCTCTGCAGCTCAG CTTTTGGAAAGAAGGGGAGCCCAACAATGATGGGGATGAGGACTGTGTGGAGCTGTTCATGGATGACTGGAATGATAATAAATGCACCGAGCAAAACTTCTGGGTGTGTGAGCAGCCCTCGGCTCCCTGCCCTCGTCACTGA